Proteins encoded in a region of the Candidatus Paracaedibacteraceae bacterium genome:
- the murB gene encoding UDP-N-acetylmuramate dehydrogenase — protein MSLRESLPEVRGRYSFDAAMSDQTWFRVGGPADVLYKPADLDDLIHFLKNRPESVPLYVVGAGSNLLVRDGGVRGIVIRLGRGFSSIERDGFLVTVGAAALDRTVAMSCGQWGLSGLEFLVGVPGTIGGAVKMNAGCYGAETKDRLVWADVLSFDGTLHHLTQDQLEMTYRHSNLRPDQIVIAAQFRCDEGDSAQILNRLDQLLAEREASQPVRGRTGGSTFRNPAGQSAWKLIDEAGCRGLMVGQAQVSEKHTNFLLNTDHCSAADLEELGERVRQKVKDKSGYDLHWEIVRMGQKQS, from the coding sequence ATGAGTTTGAGAGAATCTCTGCCAGAGGTGCGAGGGCGTTATAGCTTTGATGCGGCTATGTCAGATCAGACCTGGTTTCGGGTCGGCGGTCCAGCTGATGTCCTGTATAAACCGGCGGATCTTGATGATCTTATTCATTTTTTAAAGAATCGCCCCGAATCGGTGCCACTTTATGTTGTGGGGGCAGGATCTAACCTGCTTGTCCGAGACGGGGGTGTCCGCGGTATTGTTATCCGTTTGGGGCGGGGATTCTCTTCAATAGAGCGCGATGGGTTTTTGGTTACCGTTGGAGCTGCGGCTTTGGATCGAACAGTTGCCATGTCTTGTGGGCAGTGGGGGTTGTCGGGGCTCGAATTTCTTGTTGGTGTGCCGGGAACCATTGGTGGTGCCGTTAAGATGAATGCGGGGTGTTACGGGGCCGAGACCAAAGACCGCCTTGTTTGGGCAGATGTGCTTAGTTTTGATGGTACGCTGCACCATTTGACGCAAGATCAACTCGAGATGACGTATCGACATAGCAATCTACGCCCTGACCAGATCGTTATTGCAGCGCAATTCCGCTGTGATGAGGGGGATTCAGCGCAGATCTTAAACCGCTTAGATCAATTGTTAGCAGAACGCGAGGCTTCTCAGCCTGTGCGTGGGCGAACGGGGGGGAGCACATTTCGTAATCCTGCTGGGCAAAGTGCCTGGAAATTAATAGATGAGGCCGGCTGTCGCGGCCTGATGGTGGGGCAAGCTCAAGTTTCAGAAAAGCATACAAATTTTCTTTTGAATACCGATCATTGCTCAGCTGCAGATCTAGAAGAGTTGGGGGAACGTGTCCGTCAAAAGGTCAAAGATAAATCTGGCTATGATCTGCATTGGGAAATCGTGCGGATGGGGCAGAAACAATCCTGA
- a CDS encoding SurA N-terminal domain-containing protein: MLQTFRKHSGGIFAKVLFGLLVASFAFWGIGDMFSSYTAMQPVAKVGEISIAQEDFMRSYQKIVTRMQTIAKGKLKTDDIRRMGIDKRVLDDLVNSAVLDNEIKHLGLRVSNIALEEFIKSVPAFQNKAGQFDRNQFRYLLYSNEMSEAGFIHESREGLLKQQLIGTLSASVRLPQQYKDLVFKSQEQQKVFDAVYIPLNAGKVDGKATDQELEQLYQTQQEVFAQPEYRTVSILIVDPAKLQASIKVPAERLQQEYEARRESFRTPELRDVTQLTFTSKSDAEKAQAELAVGQTPSAVAKSVKGDVKTYAKAAEDKFSTDHAKAIFALAKGSITDVLSSAFGWTIFKVTDVTPSEILPFDKVKDQIESGLKSDIYSAQMTELQNKIEDGLAGGTPASELAKEYNLEAMTFKSIDAGGFDADGKSIVPDKLKEVVLENAFSQDEGVASSLINTADGRSVAVVVTKITPKTIPPFADVKTKVGKLWREHHQREAVAKMAQDIVAKTKSAADFVAQAKSHGLSVRTLAPVSRVSLEEGKYVDDKVTPQALRVGFALAPAQAGIAPVKDGYVVLMPVKTLPFDIAKNKEKHENFDKALRLMIQRDFQESYIDALKKKIKPEIREDILHRLLDR, translated from the coding sequence ATGTTACAGACATTTAGAAAACACTCTGGTGGTATTTTTGCTAAGGTTTTGTTTGGGTTACTAGTTGCCAGCTTTGCCTTTTGGGGAATTGGCGACATGTTCAGCAGTTATACAGCGATGCAGCCTGTAGCCAAAGTTGGTGAAATTTCCATTGCTCAAGAAGATTTTATGCGATCTTATCAAAAAATCGTCACCCGTATGCAAACAATTGCAAAGGGCAAATTAAAGACTGATGATATTCGCCGTATGGGAATTGATAAGCGTGTTTTGGATGATCTTGTTAACTCAGCTGTTCTTGACAACGAAATTAAACATTTGGGGTTGCGCGTTAGTAACATAGCTCTTGAGGAATTTATTAAGTCTGTTCCTGCCTTCCAAAATAAAGCAGGGCAATTTGATCGCAATCAATTCCGCTATTTGCTGTATAGCAATGAAATGTCAGAGGCCGGATTTATTCATGAAAGCCGTGAAGGGTTGTTAAAGCAACAGTTGATTGGGACTTTGTCAGCCAGTGTTCGTTTGCCACAACAGTACAAAGACCTTGTTTTTAAATCTCAAGAGCAGCAAAAAGTTTTTGATGCTGTTTATATTCCTTTGAATGCGGGTAAAGTTGACGGTAAGGCAACAGATCAAGAGTTAGAGCAGTTGTATCAAACTCAGCAAGAAGTATTTGCCCAACCTGAATATCGTACGGTTTCGATTCTTATTGTCGATCCAGCGAAACTTCAAGCATCTATTAAGGTTCCTGCCGAACGTTTGCAGCAAGAATATGAAGCGCGTCGCGAATCTTTCCGTACGCCAGAATTAAGAGACGTAACTCAATTAACCTTTACCTCAAAGTCTGATGCAGAAAAAGCTCAGGCTGAATTGGCGGTGGGGCAGACACCGTCTGCTGTGGCCAAGTCTGTTAAAGGGGATGTTAAGACCTATGCAAAGGCAGCTGAGGATAAGTTTTCGACTGACCATGCTAAGGCCATTTTTGCTTTGGCAAAAGGTAGTATTACAGATGTTTTGTCATCCGCTTTTGGTTGGACTATTTTCAAAGTAACAGATGTTACACCATCAGAAATTTTGCCTTTTGATAAGGTTAAAGATCAAATTGAGTCTGGTCTAAAGTCAGATATCTATTCGGCACAAATGACTGAACTGCAGAATAAAATTGAAGATGGATTAGCTGGCGGAACACCTGCTAGTGAATTGGCAAAGGAATATAATCTTGAAGCGATGACCTTTAAGTCGATTGATGCGGGTGGTTTTGATGCCGACGGCAAATCAATAGTTCCTGATAAACTGAAAGAAGTTGTTCTGGAAAATGCCTTTAGTCAAGATGAAGGTGTTGCAAGTTCCCTGATCAACACAGCCGACGGCCGCAGTGTTGCGGTGGTTGTGACCAAGATTACACCCAAGACAATTCCGCCTTTTGCTGACGTAAAGACAAAAGTCGGAAAACTATGGCGAGAACACCACCAGCGCGAAGCTGTTGCTAAGATGGCTCAGGACATTGTTGCTAAAACAAAATCAGCAGCTGATTTTGTGGCGCAAGCAAAGTCCCATGGATTATCCGTGCGTACATTGGCACCCGTTAGCCGCGTAAGTCTGGAAGAAGGAAAGTACGTTGATGATAAAGTAACACCGCAAGCGTTGCGCGTTGGTTTTGCCCTAGCACCCGCCCAAGCGGGAATTGCTCCTGTTAAGGACGGCTATGTTGTTCTGATGCCGGTTAAAACACTTCCATTCGATATTGCTAAGAATAAAGAAAAGCATGAGAACTTTGATAAGGCATTGCGATTGATGATTCAACGGGACTTCCAGGAATCGTATATCGATGCCTTGAAGAAGAAAATTAAACCCGAAATTCGTGAAGATATACTGCATCGGTTGTTGGATCGATAG
- the pheS gene encoding phenylalanine--tRNA ligase subunit alpha: MSQQLQQWQSEIDAAQSIRDLDDLKVRLLGKTGEITSLLKTLGTLPPEERKDRGAEINQLKLVVSDHMDSRRSLLEEQELEARLASEKIDVTLSARPEAVGSLHPITQVFGEIISYFAKFGFDIATGPEIEDEEHNFAALNMPDHHPARQSHDTFYFMPDESGIRKLLRTHTSTVQIRTMRNSQPPIRILAPGRVFRCDYDATHTPMFHQLEGLVIDKDINFGHLKSTVIEFCRHFFEIPDLKIRFRPSFFPFTEPSAEMDIGCDRSGGGIKFGKGDDWLEVFGCGMVHPNVLRNCGIDPEVYQGFAFGFGVDRFAMLKYGIPDLRSMFESDNRWLSHYGFSPFGGK, encoded by the coding sequence ATGTCGCAGCAACTACAACAATGGCAGTCGGAAATCGATGCCGCGCAATCCATTCGGGATTTGGATGACCTGAAAGTAAGGCTTTTGGGGAAGACGGGTGAAATTACGTCCTTGCTCAAGACACTAGGGACATTGCCACCAGAGGAACGCAAAGACCGAGGGGCCGAGATTAACCAGTTGAAACTTGTTGTGTCGGATCATATGGATAGTCGTCGGTCTCTTTTGGAAGAGCAAGAGCTAGAAGCTCGACTGGCGTCAGAAAAGATTGACGTGACCTTGTCTGCACGGCCAGAAGCCGTTGGGTCCCTTCATCCTATTACCCAAGTGTTTGGTGAGATCATTTCCTATTTTGCAAAGTTTGGTTTTGATATTGCGACAGGGCCAGAAATTGAGGATGAAGAGCATAACTTTGCGGCTTTGAATATGCCTGATCATCACCCGGCACGCCAATCCCATGACACATTTTATTTTATGCCGGATGAATCCGGAATTCGTAAATTACTGAGAACTCATACATCAACGGTTCAGATCCGCACTATGCGCAATTCTCAGCCGCCGATTCGTATCTTGGCGCCGGGTCGTGTTTTTCGCTGTGATTATGATGCGACGCACACCCCCATGTTCCATCAACTTGAAGGCTTGGTTATCGATAAAGATATTAATTTTGGCCACCTGAAAAGTACGGTTATTGAGTTTTGCCGTCACTTTTTTGAGATTCCAGATCTAAAGATCCGTTTCCGCCCTAGTTTCTTTCCATTTACAGAACCGTCTGCTGAAATGGATATCGGCTGTGATCGCAGTGGCGGTGGTATTAAGTTTGGTAAGGGTGATGATTGGCTCGAAGTTTTTGGCTGCGGTATGGTTCACCCAAATGTCTTAAGAAATTGCGGTATTGATCCAGAAGTATATCAAGGATTTGCCTTTGGCTTTGGCGTCGATCGTTTTGCTATGTTGAAATATGGTATTCCTGATCTGCGTTCTATGTTTGAATCAGATAATCGTTGGTTGTCTCACTATGGTTTTTCCCCATTCGGAGGTAAATAA
- the pheT gene encoding phenylalanine--tRNA ligase subunit beta, protein MKFTLSWLKDHLDTSATLTEICDALVNLGLEVEGIEDPAAKLKGFVVAYVKERDKHPNADRLSLCKIDDGSGNLLQVVCGAPNVRQGLKIAFAREGTVIPSTGQALKKGVIRDVESSGMICSAGELMLAGDSEGIMELDENLAPGQDLAEALGLNDPVVELSITPNRSDCFGVRGIARDLAAAGLGTLKPLTYKKTTGTFDSPVSVVIEDSASCPDFQGFYVRGIKNAQAPDWVRRRLDAIGQRSINAAVDMTNYLTFDLGRPLHVFDASKIASELVITAANGGESFSALNDKDYTLSQGMTVIASGKDVVSLGAIMGGRESGASESTTDLFIESALWNPIRVATTGRELQILSDARARFERGVDPESQGFGLDAAVALILDWCGGEVSHRVVATHKNGAPAALPQPTIQLTQSRLKSLAGFDVPMTQAADILTSLGFSVSVKTDALEAIAPSWRPDVDGSADLIEEILRIIGYDNIPAVPLPQVASKPMVPSKRYVVQRALAARGLNECQTWAFVSDAKADLFGGQANHLVLENPISVELKVMRPSIVPNLVEAALRNHNRDLKNSRLFEVANQFSDKGQFLMATGVRSHKNHDRHWQDSVRDVDAFDAKADAFAVMASLGLSESSVQIEQSAISYYHPGRSGTIRQGNRILGYFGELHPRVLKDMDVDFPVVAFEVFLDLLPDVKIKKTIATLSNLQPVTKDFAFVVDRDLPAEKITTAISKVDRKLISSVTVFDVYAGDKMDAAKKSVAVEVRFEPTNATLTDEEIHGLMNKIIEQVHKTTGGELRA, encoded by the coding sequence ATGAAATTCACACTCTCCTGGTTGAAAGACCATTTAGATACATCAGCAACACTAACAGAGATCTGTGATGCTTTGGTCAATTTAGGGCTTGAAGTCGAAGGAATAGAAGATCCGGCGGCTAAGCTAAAAGGATTTGTCGTCGCTTATGTTAAAGAACGGGATAAGCATCCGAATGCCGATCGATTGAGTTTATGCAAAATTGATGACGGCTCAGGAAACCTGTTGCAGGTTGTTTGCGGGGCACCGAATGTTCGTCAGGGATTAAAGATTGCCTTTGCCCGTGAGGGTACTGTTATTCCATCTACAGGACAAGCCTTGAAAAAAGGTGTAATACGCGACGTTGAAAGTTCGGGAATGATTTGTTCTGCGGGTGAATTGATGCTAGCTGGTGACAGCGAAGGGATTATGGAGCTCGATGAGAATCTGGCCCCGGGCCAAGATCTAGCTGAAGCTTTAGGATTGAATGATCCGGTTGTTGAACTGTCGATCACGCCAAACCGTTCAGATTGTTTTGGTGTTCGTGGCATTGCGCGAGATCTTGCTGCTGCGGGCTTAGGGACATTAAAGCCCCTTACCTATAAGAAAACAACGGGAACATTTGATAGCCCGGTTTCAGTGGTTATCGAAGATTCAGCATCTTGTCCTGATTTTCAAGGTTTCTATGTGCGTGGCATCAAGAATGCCCAAGCACCTGACTGGGTTCGTCGTCGCCTCGATGCGATTGGTCAACGTAGTATTAATGCGGCCGTTGATATGACGAACTATCTGACTTTTGATTTAGGGCGCCCGCTTCACGTATTTGATGCGTCAAAAATTGCATCAGAACTTGTTATAACTGCGGCTAATGGTGGTGAGTCATTTTCTGCCCTGAATGATAAAGACTATACTTTATCGCAAGGTATGACGGTGATTGCATCTGGCAAGGACGTTGTTTCCCTGGGGGCAATCATGGGGGGGCGTGAGTCCGGTGCTAGTGAATCAACAACTGATTTATTTATTGAAAGTGCATTGTGGAATCCAATTCGGGTTGCCACAACAGGACGTGAACTTCAGATTTTGTCTGATGCTCGTGCACGCTTTGAAAGAGGAGTAGATCCAGAGAGTCAAGGCTTTGGTCTTGATGCTGCGGTTGCCTTGATCTTGGATTGGTGTGGTGGTGAGGTTAGTCATCGTGTGGTGGCAACTCACAAGAATGGGGCGCCTGCAGCCTTACCTCAACCAACGATTCAACTGACTCAAAGTCGCCTAAAATCATTGGCTGGATTTGATGTGCCGATGACTCAAGCTGCTGATATTTTAACATCTCTAGGCTTTTCTGTGTCCGTAAAAACAGATGCTTTGGAAGCAATAGCTCCCTCTTGGCGTCCTGATGTTGACGGTAGTGCTGATTTGATCGAAGAAATTCTCAGAATTATTGGTTATGACAATATTCCGGCCGTTCCATTACCACAAGTTGCCTCAAAGCCAATGGTGCCGAGTAAGCGATATGTGGTGCAACGCGCATTGGCTGCACGGGGATTGAATGAATGCCAAACATGGGCGTTTGTCTCGGATGCTAAGGCTGATTTATTTGGCGGCCAAGCGAATCACTTGGTCTTGGAAAATCCCATTAGTGTTGAACTCAAAGTCATGCGCCCGAGTATCGTACCCAACTTAGTTGAAGCAGCGCTTCGCAATCATAACCGAGATTTAAAAAATAGTCGTTTATTTGAAGTTGCGAATCAATTTTCGGATAAAGGTCAGTTCTTGATGGCAACAGGTGTTCGTAGCCACAAAAACCATGACCGTCATTGGCAGGATAGCGTTCGTGATGTTGATGCGTTCGATGCAAAGGCCGATGCTTTTGCTGTGATGGCATCTCTTGGTTTATCTGAGTCTTCTGTGCAAATTGAGCAATCAGCCATATCTTATTATCATCCGGGGCGTAGTGGAACGATCCGTCAAGGGAATCGGATCTTGGGCTATTTCGGGGAGCTTCATCCTCGGGTCCTCAAAGATATGGATGTTGATTTCCCAGTGGTTGCCTTTGAAGTATTTTTAGATTTGCTGCCTGATGTGAAAATCAAAAAGACAATTGCGACTTTGTCGAATTTGCAGCCTGTCACTAAAGATTTTGCATTTGTGGTTGATCGGGATTTACCGGCTGAGAAAATTACAACGGCGATTAGTAAAGTTGACCGTAAGCTTATTTCATCAGTGACAGTTTTTGACGTGTATGCCGGCGATAAAATGGATGCAGCTAAGAAATCTGTGGCCGTGGAAGTACGGTTTGAGCCGACAAATGCAACGCTGACCGATGAAGAAATTCATGGTTTGATGAATAAGATTATTGAGCAAGTCCACAAGACAACCGGCGGTGAGCTTAGAGCCTAG
- the tkt gene encoding transketolase, producing MLTAEKRQQNLNYSTLANAIRFLSADAVEKAKSGHPGMPLGMADVATVLFHDFLKFSPENPDWLNRDRFILSAGHGSMLLYSLLYLTGYKDITLDEIKNFRQLNAKTAGHPEYGYAAGIEITTGPLGQGISSAVGFALAERIMNAEFPDLFDHKTYVLASDGDLMEGIAQEAISLAGHWRLKNLVVLYDDNSISIDGDTDLAFSDDTQRRFESCHWEVLTVNGHDFAEIHAALSRAQQANRPVLVRCKTRIAEGTPTKVGTSSSHGSPLGSNEIQGMREALGWSYEPFEIPYEILERWRAAGQRGDSIATAWIKRYNAHADSKEINRRMSKTLSPSVNEALKSVILSYIDMPVSKATRQLSQDVLERIAPLMPELIGGSADLTGSNNTKAKPQRIIDRENYAGNYIHYGVREHGMAAIMNGLSLYGGFRPYGGTFLIFSDYLRPSLRLSALMHQPVVYVLTHDSIGLGEDGPTHQPIEHLASLRAMPNLNVFRPADGIETAECWQIALQSKDRPSVLALTRQNVRQVRLTDVQENRSAKGGYIVWGDATQRDVTLIATGSEVGLAVDVAEALAVQNIQATVVSMPCTRLFDEQSGDYRQQVLGKAPRFVIEAASSYSWYKYVGDKGHIFGIDTFGASAPAPQLYDKFGLTVGKIVPEILKRIK from the coding sequence GTGCTAACAGCAGAAAAACGACAACAAAATCTCAATTATTCAACTCTGGCAAATGCTATCCGATTTCTATCAGCTGATGCTGTTGAAAAAGCCAAATCCGGCCATCCCGGAATGCCTTTAGGAATGGCAGATGTTGCTACCGTTCTGTTCCACGATTTTTTAAAGTTTAGTCCAGAAAATCCGGATTGGCTGAATCGGGATCGCTTTATTTTAAGTGCGGGGCATGGCTCAATGTTGTTATATTCCCTGCTATATTTGACGGGCTATAAAGATATTACGCTGGATGAGATTAAGAACTTTCGCCAGTTGAATGCCAAGACAGCCGGACATCCTGAATATGGTTATGCTGCGGGTATTGAAATAACAACAGGACCATTAGGGCAGGGGATCAGCAGTGCGGTCGGTTTTGCCTTGGCGGAACGGATTATGAATGCCGAATTCCCAGATTTATTTGATCATAAAACTTATGTGCTGGCTAGTGACGGCGATTTGATGGAAGGAATTGCTCAGGAAGCCATTTCTTTAGCGGGACACTGGCGTCTAAAAAACCTAGTCGTTTTGTATGATGACAACAGCATATCAATTGATGGAGATACAGACCTAGCTTTCTCTGACGATACACAACGTCGCTTTGAATCTTGTCATTGGGAGGTTCTTACGGTCAACGGTCATGACTTTGCTGAAATACATGCAGCCCTTTCCCGTGCTCAACAGGCGAATCGTCCTGTTCTTGTTCGATGCAAAACGCGTATTGCTGAAGGGACGCCGACTAAGGTTGGTACATCGTCGAGCCATGGCTCACCGTTGGGAAGTAATGAAATCCAAGGGATGCGTGAAGCCTTGGGGTGGAGCTATGAACCATTTGAAATTCCGTATGAGATTTTAGAAAGATGGCGTGCTGCTGGGCAACGAGGGGACAGTATTGCTACAGCGTGGATCAAACGATATAATGCCCACGCCGACTCAAAAGAAATTAATCGTCGCATGTCTAAGACATTATCTCCAAGTGTGAATGAGGCTCTAAAATCCGTGATTTTGAGCTATATTGATATGCCAGTTTCCAAGGCGACACGTCAGTTATCTCAGGATGTATTAGAGCGCATTGCTCCCTTGATGCCGGAACTGATTGGCGGATCTGCTGATCTGACGGGGTCGAATAATACAAAGGCAAAGCCGCAACGGATTATCGATCGTGAAAACTATGCCGGGAATTATATCCACTACGGTGTTCGTGAACATGGGATGGCAGCGATTATGAACGGATTATCCCTTTACGGTGGTTTTCGACCTTATGGTGGAACTTTCTTGATCTTTAGTGATTATTTACGCCCATCCTTGCGTTTATCAGCATTGATGCACCAACCTGTTGTTTATGTCTTGACTCATGATTCCATTGGGTTAGGTGAAGATGGTCCGACCCATCAACCAATTGAACATTTAGCCTCCCTTAGGGCAATGCCAAATCTAAACGTGTTTCGACCGGCTGATGGTATTGAGACCGCTGAGTGCTGGCAGATTGCTTTGCAATCGAAGGATCGCCCAAGTGTTTTGGCTTTGACCCGACAAAATGTACGTCAAGTTCGCTTGACGGATGTTCAGGAAAATCGATCCGCAAAAGGTGGGTATATTGTTTGGGGAGATGCAACTCAACGTGATGTAACCCTTATTGCGACGGGATCAGAAGTCGGGCTCGCGGTTGATGTGGCGGAAGCTTTAGCAGTGCAAAACATCCAAGCTACGGTTGTCTCTATGCCATGTACGCGATTATTTGATGAACAAAGTGGTGACTATCGTCAACAGGTTTTGGGTAAGGCTCCTCGTTTTGTTATTGAAGCTGCCAGTTCCTATAGCTGGTATAAATACGTTGGTGATAAGGGGCATATTTTTGGCATTGATACATTTGGCGCATCAGCTCCGGCGCCTCAACTGTATGATAAATTCGGGCTAACGGTAGGCAAAATTGTACCTGAAATTCTAAAAAGGATTAAGTAA
- the gap gene encoding type I glyceraldehyde-3-phosphate dehydrogenase, which translates to MTKRVAINGFGRIGRMVLRALVENPRSEFQVVAINDLGSIDANAHLFKYDSIHGRFDGAVTTTVDTIDVGLGAMKVIAEADPEKLPWKEMDIDIVLECSGRFTDRDKAAKHLTAGAKKIIVSAPSKGADATIVIGVNHDVLQASHDVISCGSCTTNCLAPVAKALNDTVGIDVGYMTTIHAYTGDQRLVDTLHSDMHRARAAAMSMIPSTTGAAKALGLVLPELQGKLDGCAVRVPTANVSMIDLTFVPKKATSVAEINDIMAKTATGSHVLSYNVEPLVSIDYNHVAYSSNFDATQTQVVGDKFCRVVSWYDNEWGFSNRMGDLAQLVAKMI; encoded by the coding sequence ATGACAAAACGTGTTGCAATAAATGGATTTGGTCGTATTGGCCGTATGGTATTACGAGCTTTGGTTGAAAATCCGCGTTCAGAATTTCAAGTCGTTGCCATTAACGATTTAGGGTCGATTGATGCCAATGCGCATTTGTTTAAATATGATTCAATTCATGGCCGATTTGACGGTGCAGTCACAACAACGGTTGATACCATAGATGTTGGCCTCGGTGCTATGAAAGTCATTGCTGAGGCGGATCCTGAGAAACTACCGTGGAAAGAAATGGATATTGATATCGTTTTAGAATGCAGCGGTCGTTTCACGGATCGTGATAAGGCTGCAAAACATTTGACAGCCGGGGCTAAGAAAATTATTGTATCGGCCCCATCTAAGGGGGCGGATGCCACTATCGTTATCGGTGTGAACCATGATGTTTTGCAAGCATCTCATGATGTTATTTCTTGTGGTTCCTGTACGACAAACTGTTTAGCCCCTGTTGCTAAGGCTTTAAACGATACGGTTGGAATTGATGTTGGGTATATGACAACCATTCATGCCTATACAGGGGATCAACGTCTTGTCGATACATTGCATAGCGATATGCACCGAGCAAGAGCAGCTGCCATGTCTATGATTCCGTCGACCACGGGGGCAGCAAAAGCACTGGGGTTAGTATTGCCGGAACTGCAAGGTAAACTGGACGGCTGTGCTGTACGCGTTCCAACTGCTAATGTTTCTATGATTGATTTGACATTTGTTCCAAAGAAGGCAACCTCAGTTGCTGAGATTAATGACATCATGGCAAAAACGGCGACGGGTTCACATGTTTTGTCTTATAATGTGGAACCGTTGGTTTCTATTGATTACAACCATGTTGCTTATAGCTCTAACTTTGATGCAACTCAAACTCAGGTTGTGGGGGATAAGTTCTGTCGTGTTGTTTCTTGGTACGATAATGAATGGGGCTTTTCTAATCGCATGGGGGATTTGGCTCAACTCGTTGCTAAGATGATATAA
- a CDS encoding HAD family hydrolase, producing MPYTELTLPKAILFDWDNTLVDTMPLIISSINHALVHFNMDPWTPEDVKKKTQLSARDSLPLMFGERWKEALGIYRDFYHQNHINQLKPFDDALSLLDCLAECGVQIALVSNKVGETLRNEVLHLGWEGRFGAMIGSGDADRDKPHADPALLALSQLGVQPSSDVWFVGDATVDWECAKNSGCLPVPIGFAHAEAYHYPYAVENCGDLKKNIKKVRNAPWQ from the coding sequence ATGCCTTATACAGAACTGACTTTACCTAAAGCGATTCTTTTTGATTGGGATAATACCTTGGTTGATACAATGCCATTGATTATCTCATCCATTAATCACGCCTTAGTCCATTTTAATATGGATCCTTGGACACCCGAGGATGTAAAAAAGAAAACCCAGTTATCAGCTCGGGATTCTTTGCCTTTGATGTTTGGAGAGCGTTGGAAAGAAGCTTTGGGAATTTACCGTGATTTTTATCATCAGAATCATATTAATCAGTTAAAGCCATTTGATGATGCCTTGTCCTTGTTAGATTGTCTTGCTGAATGTGGTGTACAGATCGCGCTTGTTAGTAATAAAGTCGGGGAAACACTTCGGAATGAAGTTCTTCACTTAGGTTGGGAAGGCCGGTTTGGTGCGATGATTGGGTCCGGGGATGCTGATCGGGACAAGCCCCATGCTGACCCGGCTTTGTTGGCCTTGTCCCAATTAGGGGTTCAGCCTAGTTCTGATGTGTGGTTTGTCGGCGATGCAACTGTTGATTGGGAGTGTGCAAAGAATTCAGGATGTTTGCCTGTACCCATTGGTTTTGCTCATGCCGAGGCATATCATTATCCTTATGCTGTTGAAAATTGTGGGGATCTGAAAAAAAATATTAAAAAAGTTCGAAATGCCCCTTGGCAATAG
- the hfq gene encoding RNA chaperone Hfq yields the protein MATDKPVNVQDVFLNHVRKNKTPLTVFLINGVKLQGVVTWFDSFSMLLRRDGHSQLVYKHAISTVMPQGPIQLFEGTGSHSSEEIVD from the coding sequence GTGGCGACAGACAAGCCCGTTAATGTTCAAGATGTTTTTTTGAACCATGTTCGCAAGAATAAAACACCTTTGACAGTTTTTCTAATCAATGGTGTTAAGTTACAAGGTGTTGTAACTTGGTTTGATAGCTTTTCCATGTTGTTGCGTCGCGATGGTCATTCTCAGCTTGTATACAAGCACGCAATATCTACAGTTATGCCCCAAGGGCCGATTCAATTATTTGAAGGCACCGGCAGCCACTCCTCCGAAGAAATTGTTGACTAG